CCTCGCCGAGTCCTTCCCGTTGACATCAAGACGATCCCCCACCCCGGGTTTCCCACCGACATGCAGGCCCAGTTCATGGCCCTCATGAGCCTCGGTTCGGGGACCAGCATCATCAACGAGAACGTTTTCGAAAACCGCTTCATGCACGTCTGCGAGTTGCAGCGAATGGGAGCCGACATCAGCATCGAGGGGCACATGGCCACCGTCAAGGGGGTCAGGGGACTGCTCGGCGCACCGGTCATGGCCACCGACCTGCGAGCCAGCGCCTGCCTGATTCTGGCCGGCCTGGCAGCGGAGAACACCACGGAGATTTCCAGGGTCTACCACCTGGACCGCGGATATGAGAGAATCGAGGAGAAGTTCAACTCTCTGGGCGCCGCCATCGAGCGGGTCAGGGAATAAGCCACTGACAAGTGAGGCGAGGCATGGATCCGGGTATTCACCCCCCACCTCGCCACGTTTCACGGGCATCGAGGGTTTGACATGAGCGACTACATCACTTTCGCCCTCCCGAAGGGGCGCATTATGCAGGACTCCATGGAGATGCTGGGCAAGATCGGCATCACCTGCCCCGAAATGGAGAAAGACAGCCGCAAGCTGGTCTTCGAAAACCGGGAAGACAGGTACCGGTTCATGGCGGTGCGCGCCACCGACGTGCCGACCTACGTGGAGTACGGCTGCGCCGACCTGGGGGTGGTGGGCAAAGACACCCTTCTCGAGCAGGGCAAGGACCTCTACGAGCCCCTCGACCTGAACTTCGGCTACTGCCGCATGGTGGTCGCCGAGCCCAAGGCGCTTCTCGGGGAGGACGATCCGGCCAACTGGTCCAATATCCGGGTGGCCACCAAGTATCCCAACATCACTGAGGAGTACTTCGCCGCCAAGGGCATCCAGGTGGAGCTCATCAAGCTCTACGGTTCCATCGAGCTGGCGCCCCTGGTCGGGCTGGCCGAGCGGATCGTCGATCTGGTCTCCACGGGGGCGACGCTTCGGGACAACGGCATGGTGGAGGTGGAGACCATCGCCGAGGTCACCACCCGGCTGATCGTCAACCGGGCGAGCCTCAAAACAAAGCACCAGCGGATCACCCGGATCATCGAGGGGCTGGAGCAGGTGGTCGCCGAGCGGCCCACCATTTCGGTCTGAGTCCCCCGCCGGGGCAACGGGCGAGGAGCATGTCATGATTCGTACGCTGCGATTTTCAGATCCCGACTTCGAGGAGGCGTTCCGCCGCATCGTCGAGCGCGGGGAGACCGCCCAGGCCGGTGTTGAAGAGACCGTCCGGGAGATCATCGCCGAGGTGCGCCAAAGGGGGGACGAGGCCCTCATCGAGTACACGGGGCGCTTCGACCGGCAGGAACTGACCGCCGACACCCTGCGCGTCTCCGACGAGGAGATGGAGCGGGCCCTGGCCGCTGTCAGCAAAGAGTCCCTGGCGGTTCTCGAGCTGGCCACCCGGCGCATCGCCGCCTTCCACGAAAAGCAAAAGGAGAAGACCTGGCTCTCCACCGAGGAGGAGGACATCCTGCTCGGGCAGATGGTGCGGCCGCTCGACAAGGTCGGCATCTATGTTCCCGGGGGCAAGGCGGCCTACCCGTCTTCGGTGCTGATGAACGCCGTGCCGGCCAAGGTCGCAGGGGTCGAGCAGGTCGTGATGGTCGTGCCGATGCCGGGCGGGGAGGTCAACCCCCATGTCCTGGCGGCGGCCCACCTGGCCGGAGTCGATCAGATATTCAAGGTCGGCGGCGCCCAGGCGGTGGCGGCCCTGGCCTACGGCACGGCGAGCGTGCCGCGGGTCGACAAGATCACCGGACCCGGCAACATCTTTGTTGCGACGGCCAAGCAGATGGTCTTCGGCCAGGTCGACATCGACATGATCGCCGGCCCCAGCGAGATCCTTGTGATAAACGACGGTTCGGGAGAGCCGGCCCACATCGCCGCCGACCTCCTCTCCCAGGCCGAACACGACGAACTGGCTTCCTCCGTCCTCATCACCACCGAGGAGGGCTTCGCGCAGGCCGTGGCCGGCGAAGTGGAGAGACAACTGGGGGAGCTGCCCAGGGAGAGGATCGCCCGCCAGTCCATCGACAGCTACGGCGCCATCATCCTCGCCGCCAACCTCGACGAGGCGATCGCCTTTTCCAACCGCATCGCCCCCGAACACCTGGAGTTGGCCCTGGAGAACCCCTTCGAGGTGCTTCCCAGGATCCGCCACGCAGGCGCCGTCTTCATGGGGCACCACACCCCCGAGGCGGCCGGCGACTACCTGGCCGGCCCCAACCACACCCTGCCCACCGGCGGGACAGCCCGCTTCTTCTCCCCCCTGGGGGTCGATGACTTCGTCAAGAAGTCGAGTATCGTCTCCTTTACCCGCGGAGGGCTGGAGCGACTCGGCAGGGACATCGTGCACATCGCCGAACTGGAAGGGCTTAGCGCCCACGCCCGTTCGGTGTCGATAAGGCTGAAAGAGCAGTGTTAGGTTTCAAGTTTTAGGTTTTAGGTCGCTTAAAACTTAATACTCGTGACCCGAAACTGATTTTCCAGGAGGGAACCATGGCCCGCAGCGCCACCATCGACCGCAAAACCCAGGAAACCCAAATCCGCCTGACCCTGGAACTCGACGGCAAAGGAGAGAACCGGATCGTCTCCTGCGTCCCCTTTTTCGACCATATGCTGACGCAGGTGGCCAGGCACGGTTTCTTCGACCTGACGGTGGAGGCGCAGGGGGACATCGAGGTCGACGCCCACCACACCGTGGAGGACCTGGGGATCTGCCTCGGCGAGGCTTTCAAAAAAGCCCTCGGCGACAAGGCGGGCATCCGCCGCTACGGCCGGGGCACCATGCCGATGCACGAGGCCCTCGCCTCGGTGATCATCGACTTCTCAGGACGGCCCTTCCTGGTCTTCAACGTCGACATGCCCAAGGCCAAGGTCGGGGAGTTCGACACCGAGTTGGTGGAGGAGTTCTTCGTCGCCTTCTGCAACCACGCCGGAGCCAACATCCACGTCAACCTCGCCTACGGGGACAACCTGCACCACATCATAGAGGGAATCTTCAAGGCCTTCGGCCGCGCTCTCGACGAGGCCACGGGGTTCGACCCCCGGGTGGAAGGTGTTTTGTCGAGCAAGGGAAAGCTGGAATAGTTACCCATGATCAATATCATCGACTACGAAATGGGAAACCTGCGCAGCGTCGAGAAGGCCTTTGAGACCCTTGGCTTCGCTGCGCGGGTCAGCGCCGACCCGAAGGATATAGCAACAGCCGAAAAGGTTGTGTTGCCGGGGGTCGGATCCTTTCGCGATTGCATCCACA
The DNA window shown above is from Desulfuromonas sp. and carries:
- the hisG gene encoding ATP phosphoribosyltransferase, which translates into the protein MSDYITFALPKGRIMQDSMEMLGKIGITCPEMEKDSRKLVFENREDRYRFMAVRATDVPTYVEYGCADLGVVGKDTLLEQGKDLYEPLDLNFGYCRMVVAEPKALLGEDDPANWSNIRVATKYPNITEEYFAAKGIQVELIKLYGSIELAPLVGLAERIVDLVSTGATLRDNGMVEVETIAEVTTRLIVNRASLKTKHQRITRIIEGLEQVVAERPTISV
- the hisD gene encoding histidinol dehydrogenase codes for the protein MIRTLRFSDPDFEEAFRRIVERGETAQAGVEETVREIIAEVRQRGDEALIEYTGRFDRQELTADTLRVSDEEMERALAAVSKESLAVLELATRRIAAFHEKQKEKTWLSTEEEDILLGQMVRPLDKVGIYVPGGKAAYPSSVLMNAVPAKVAGVEQVVMVVPMPGGEVNPHVLAAAHLAGVDQIFKVGGAQAVAALAYGTASVPRVDKITGPGNIFVATAKQMVFGQVDIDMIAGPSEILVINDGSGEPAHIAADLLSQAEHDELASSVLITTEEGFAQAVAGEVERQLGELPRERIARQSIDSYGAIILAANLDEAIAFSNRIAPEHLELALENPFEVLPRIRHAGAVFMGHHTPEAAGDYLAGPNHTLPTGGTARFFSPLGVDDFVKKSSIVSFTRGGLERLGRDIVHIAELEGLSAHARSVSIRLKEQC
- the hisB gene encoding imidazoleglycerol-phosphate dehydratase HisB — translated: MARSATIDRKTQETQIRLTLELDGKGENRIVSCVPFFDHMLTQVARHGFFDLTVEAQGDIEVDAHHTVEDLGICLGEAFKKALGDKAGIRRYGRGTMPMHEALASVIIDFSGRPFLVFNVDMPKAKVGEFDTELVEEFFVAFCNHAGANIHVNLAYGDNLHHIIEGIFKAFGRALDEATGFDPRVEGVLSSKGKLE